From a single Haladaptatus cibarius D43 genomic region:
- a CDS encoding ABC transporter ATP-binding protein gives MSSQSQQHKDSADEQQSSSFTSHDGEEPILTLEQLKKYYPVKGGILNRTVSQVKAVDGVTLDIERGETLGLVGESGCGKSTLGKTVLRLIEPTAGKIWFDGSDITGASRSELRDIRQDLQFIFQDPASSLNPRMSVAELIQEPMKCLTDWPAEKRENRTIELIREVGLNESHLSRAPHAFSGGQQQRIAIARALAVNPKLIIADEPTSALDVSVQAKILNLLDDLQDEYDLTYLFISHDLSVVKHICDRVAVMYLGELAELASTSDLFEDPKHPYTKALLSAVPEASEQSKSDRILLEGDVPSPQNPPTGCRYHTRCQEYIGSVCEEIDPKLKEIDGANQCACHHYTDNPEPNDEFVG, from the coding sequence ATGAGTTCACAGTCACAACAACACAAAGACAGTGCCGATGAACAGCAGAGTAGTAGCTTCACATCACACGACGGTGAGGAACCGATACTCACACTCGAACAACTGAAAAAGTACTATCCGGTGAAGGGCGGCATCCTAAATCGAACCGTCAGTCAGGTCAAAGCAGTTGATGGAGTAACCCTTGATATAGAACGTGGTGAAACGTTGGGTCTCGTTGGTGAATCCGGTTGCGGTAAGTCGACGCTTGGTAAGACAGTACTGCGTCTTATCGAGCCGACAGCTGGAAAAATCTGGTTTGATGGCTCCGACATTACCGGTGCATCACGATCTGAACTCCGGGATATTCGGCAAGATCTCCAGTTTATTTTCCAGGATCCTGCATCCTCTCTTAACCCTCGGATGAGCGTCGCAGAGCTCATCCAGGAGCCAATGAAATGTCTAACCGACTGGCCCGCTGAGAAACGCGAAAATCGAACTATAGAATTAATTCGAGAGGTTGGACTCAATGAGAGTCACCTATCTAGAGCACCACATGCCTTCAGTGGTGGTCAGCAGCAACGGATCGCCATTGCTCGGGCACTCGCTGTCAATCCGAAGCTGATAATTGCCGATGAGCCTACTAGTGCACTCGATGTAAGTGTCCAAGCAAAGATCCTCAACTTGCTCGATGATCTCCAGGACGAATATGACCTCACCTATCTATTCATCAGTCACGATTTGAGTGTCGTAAAGCACATTTGTGACCGAGTCGCGGTCATGTACTTAGGTGAGCTCGCTGAGCTTGCATCGACAAGCGATCTCTTCGAGGATCCAAAACACCCATACACTAAAGCACTGCTCTCAGCAGTCCCTGAGGCATCTGAGCAATCAAAATCTGATCGAATCCTTCTCGAAGGCGATGTTCCGAGTCCCCAGAATCCACCAACTGGGTGTCGATATCACACTCGATGCCAGGAGTACATTGGATCTGTCTGTGAGGAAATTGACCCGAAACTTAAAGAGATAGATGGAGCCAATCAATGCGCATGTCACCATTACACTGATAACCCCGAACCGAACGACGAGTTTGTCGGGTGA
- a CDS encoding M24 family metallopeptidase — protein MPRDGQPIPNYQYISSELEKQNADAYVHIGDESDQMLWYLTRFYGPDRDYAFVYTDEKATLCAPALFYEQAKREFPGTEVTKTQNSNRSSAAMRAIDVLQDSSSVSRILVPASIPHCAHFELEQAGYEVVTTDVIGIARMYKSSHEIECIRETMAIAQEAMRHAESILAASTTAGNELVWNSAPLTTERLRREINAVVAKAGGNDFGNTVVGAGVSCADLHYNGNDDIVPGETVLIDLGPRGPSGYFGDITRTFVPGTVHSWEENVYEVVSEALEAGLQQLNDAPGIYGEDVHETIVSVIETNGFETGDVDVGLYHGTGHGVGTSLHEPPFFSERTELKPGQVITVEPGIYDPDRGGIRLEDLVLITDDGIENFVTLPYSIDPR, from the coding sequence ATGCCTCGAGACGGTCAGCCAATACCAAACTATCAGTATATTTCATCTGAACTTGAGAAACAAAATGCCGACGCATACGTCCATATCGGCGACGAATCTGATCAAATGCTTTGGTATCTCACGCGTTTTTACGGACCGGACCGAGACTACGCTTTCGTATATACGGACGAGAAGGCAACATTGTGTGCTCCTGCGTTATTCTATGAACAAGCAAAACGTGAGTTCCCAGGTACCGAAGTAACGAAAACACAGAATAGTAACCGATCATCGGCAGCCATGCGTGCAATTGACGTTCTTCAAGATTCATCGTCGGTATCGCGAATACTGGTTCCAGCATCGATACCACACTGTGCTCATTTCGAATTAGAGCAAGCAGGTTACGAAGTCGTAACGACAGATGTCATCGGAATTGCCCGGATGTATAAATCATCCCATGAGATCGAATGCATTCGGGAAACAATGGCAATTGCACAAGAAGCGATGCGACATGCCGAGTCGATACTTGCAGCATCAACGACGGCCGGTAATGAACTGGTTTGGAACTCGGCACCACTTACAACAGAACGCCTACGTCGGGAAATCAATGCAGTGGTTGCAAAAGCAGGTGGTAACGATTTCGGAAACACAGTTGTTGGTGCAGGGGTAAGCTGCGCAGATCTCCATTACAATGGGAATGATGATATTGTACCTGGAGAAACAGTTCTTATCGATTTAGGGCCACGTGGGCCAAGCGGATACTTTGGTGATATCACGCGGACATTTGTCCCTGGAACGGTTCACTCTTGGGAAGAAAACGTATACGAGGTCGTCTCTGAAGCACTGGAGGCTGGTTTACAGCAATTAAACGACGCACCTGGTATCTATGGTGAAGATGTCCATGAGACAATCGTGAGTGTCATCGAAACAAATGGATTCGAGACCGGCGATGTGGATGTTGGACTGTATCACGGTACGGGGCATGGTGTTGGGACTTCACTCCATGAACCACCATTCTTCTCTGAACGAACAGAACTAAAACCAGGACAAGTGATTACGGTTGAACCAGGAATATATGATCCCGATCGTGGAGGAATAAGATTGGAAGATCTCGTGTTGATAACTGACGATGGTATCGAAAATTTTGTCACCCTTCCGTATTCGATTGATCCTCGATAG
- a CDS encoding ABC transporter permease gives MKRYIAKRLAWTLVATFFALSIVFGILTLSPNTGQMEASFHAAQEGGNPDEAMEAYRERKGLNEPVSERYTDYMTNIATLNWGWSTTRNQPVTTALATAWPYSAQIMIPAILLAVTIGFGLGLYSAMHQYTSIDYFATFIAFFGISIPNFWFAIVLILVVSVWMKDLVVFGVPLEPYVPPVYYHTGVEFVSLKNLQQITLPVIVTSTAAVAGQMRYSRSQALEYAESQFVKAARAKGAGEWHLLIKHILRVALIPLSTILVSDALALLWAGATLVEIVFQIPGIGLLGYKAIINQDTALIMGVTLIPVFLALIGNLLQDLAYVWLDPRIDYGDRT, from the coding sequence ATGAAAAGATATATCGCTAAACGTCTAGCCTGGACCTTGGTTGCGACCTTTTTCGCCTTATCCATCGTATTTGGCATTCTCACGTTATCACCGAATACCGGGCAAATGGAAGCCTCATTTCATGCGGCGCAGGAAGGTGGAAATCCCGACGAAGCAATGGAAGCATATCGCGAACGCAAAGGTCTGAACGAGCCAGTTAGTGAACGATACACCGACTACATGACTAATATTGCGACGCTCAACTGGGGATGGTCGACGACGCGCAATCAACCCGTAACGACAGCGCTCGCAACCGCATGGCCCTACTCTGCTCAGATTATGATCCCTGCGATACTACTTGCGGTTACCATTGGTTTCGGTCTCGGCTTGTATTCGGCAATGCATCAGTACACCTCGATCGATTATTTCGCAACATTCATCGCATTCTTTGGAATTAGTATTCCGAATTTCTGGTTTGCAATTGTTCTCATACTGGTCGTTTCGGTATGGATGAAAGATTTGGTCGTTTTCGGTGTCCCACTGGAACCTTACGTTCCACCAGTCTACTATCATACTGGGGTTGAATTTGTCAGCTTGAAAAATCTTCAACAGATAACCCTTCCCGTAATCGTTACATCGACAGCGGCTGTTGCCGGGCAAATGCGTTATTCGCGAAGTCAGGCGCTCGAATATGCCGAATCACAGTTCGTCAAAGCGGCACGAGCAAAAGGTGCAGGTGAATGGCATCTTCTCATCAAGCATATTTTACGAGTCGCACTAATTCCGCTCTCAACCATCCTTGTGAGCGACGCCTTGGCACTGCTCTGGGCTGGTGCAACCTTAGTAGAGATAGTCTTCCAAATTCCCGGGATTGGGTTACTTGGCTACAAAGCGATCATCAATCAAGATACCGCTCTCATCATGGGTGTTACCCTCATTCCCGTTTTTCTCGCACTGATCGGTAACCTACTCCAAGACTTAGCATACGTTTGGCTGGATCCGCGGATCGACTACGGTGATCGAACATGA
- a CDS encoding ABC transporter permease — translation MSSDKKSVNSPMDLTFDQVDWSEYQQSRFDLSLTVRTQLAVLGIYAFALLYDSFVIPSKQPTVTTPFIWDISGIDWLFILTLILLFFNVVVPLYENKRMSKYYWSQFRKNKLAVYSLAYLCGLVVVGIVGPLVVSEPKLTFSDSLLPPVGMTAAPQGQVVTGTWEHPLGTNQRGMDILKLMVYGARVSLEVGLIGMLVMITIGTTVGTVAAYFGGTVDEILMRYVDLQMTFPAFMLLLLTVYLFGNSLFIVILLYGFLSWEGTARLVRSEALQRREEPYIEAAESFGASERRIITHHLVPNVSSTVITAATLTIPGFILGEAALSFIGLGDPDVFSWGQVIASGRSQLASAPWIATIPGFFLFFTVLAFNFVGDAARDAIDPRSGE, via the coding sequence ATGAGCTCAGACAAGAAATCAGTGAACTCGCCAATGGATCTTACATTTGATCAGGTTGATTGGTCCGAATATCAACAGAGTCGATTCGATCTTTCGCTCACTGTTCGGACGCAGCTTGCAGTGTTGGGAATCTATGCCTTTGCATTGCTGTACGACTCATTCGTCATTCCCTCGAAACAGCCAACGGTAACGACGCCGTTCATTTGGGATATAAGTGGAATCGATTGGTTATTCATACTAACGTTAATTCTCTTATTTTTCAATGTGGTCGTACCACTATACGAAAATAAACGAATGTCAAAGTATTACTGGTCACAATTTCGGAAGAACAAGCTAGCGGTATACTCGTTAGCTTACCTCTGTGGATTGGTCGTCGTGGGAATTGTCGGCCCCCTCGTAGTCTCAGAGCCAAAACTGACGTTCTCAGATTCGCTGTTGCCACCGGTTGGTATGACCGCTGCGCCACAGGGGCAAGTCGTCACCGGAACGTGGGAACACCCTCTCGGAACGAATCAGCGAGGAATGGATATTCTCAAACTCATGGTGTACGGTGCACGAGTGAGTCTCGAAGTTGGGTTAATCGGTATGCTCGTTATGATTACTATCGGTACAACTGTTGGTACTGTGGCCGCGTATTTCGGCGGAACTGTTGATGAAATTTTGATGCGTTATGTCGACCTTCAGATGACGTTCCCCGCGTTCATGCTGCTCTTATTAACCGTTTATCTATTCGGAAATAGTTTATTTATTGTTATTTTATTGTATGGATTCTTGAGCTGGGAGGGAACCGCTCGACTCGTTCGAAGCGAAGCGCTCCAGCGGCGAGAAGAACCATATATCGAAGCAGCAGAGAGCTTTGGAGCAAGTGAGAGACGAATAATAACGCACCATCTTGTTCCGAACGTTTCAAGTACGGTTATCACTGCAGCAACACTAACGATTCCAGGATTTATTCTCGGCGAAGCAGCGCTATCATTTATCGGGCTAGGTGACCCCGATGTGTTCTCGTGGGGTCAGGTTATTGCCAGTGGCAGATCTCAACTGGCATCTGCTCCATGGATCGCCACCATCCCCGGATTTTTCCTCTTCTTCACTGTGCTTGCATTTAATTTCGTTGGAGATGCCGCTCGCGACGCAATTGACCCCCGCTCAGGTGAGTAA
- a CDS encoding ABC transporter ATP-binding protein, producing MDDSLLSVNDLHTRFNTDSGTVFAVDGIDFNVNRGETVCIVGESGSGKSVTGESITRLFPTPPGEITDGEILFDGRDVTEMSDSELRDIRGGRIGYVFQNPQGALNPVYTVGAQIVEAVMLHRDVDKSVARSHAIDLLDQVGIPEATKRVDDYPHEFSGGMKQRVVIAMALACQPNLLIADEPTTALDVTIQSQILTLLQDLQAKFDMSILLVTHDLGVVAQVADRVVVMYAGKVMEKGDVRDVLQSPAHPYTRAMLRCLPGQGEKMQAIEGSLPSPYDPPAGCRFHDRCPKAVDDCASGSQPPLVTVSENHVASCIYYQNNELELDDSTAPSCTGNSEHSCSGGNT from the coding sequence ATGGATGATTCATTACTTTCTGTGAACGACCTTCACACACGGTTCAACACAGACAGTGGTACCGTTTTCGCTGTTGATGGCATCGACTTTAATGTCAACCGAGGAGAGACAGTCTGCATCGTTGGCGAATCCGGATCCGGAAAGTCGGTAACGGGAGAGTCGATTACACGGCTGTTCCCGACACCACCTGGTGAAATCACCGACGGAGAAATTTTATTTGATGGTCGAGATGTGACTGAAATGTCCGACAGCGAACTCCGCGATATTCGCGGCGGTCGAATCGGGTATGTTTTTCAGAACCCCCAAGGGGCTCTGAATCCAGTCTATACGGTTGGTGCTCAGATAGTAGAGGCAGTTATGCTTCACCGTGATGTGGACAAATCTGTCGCCCGTAGTCATGCCATCGATTTACTCGACCAGGTTGGAATTCCAGAAGCAACGAAGCGTGTTGATGACTATCCTCACGAATTCTCTGGCGGAATGAAACAACGTGTTGTAATCGCAATGGCGCTCGCCTGTCAACCGAATTTATTGATTGCAGATGAGCCGACGACGGCACTCGATGTTACCATCCAATCGCAAATTTTGACCCTTCTTCAAGATCTACAGGCTAAATTCGATATGAGTATCCTGCTTGTCACACACGATCTCGGAGTCGTCGCACAGGTCGCAGACCGAGTTGTGGTTATGTATGCTGGAAAAGTCATGGAGAAAGGAGATGTTCGTGATGTTCTACAATCGCCAGCACATCCGTACACACGTGCAATGTTACGATGTCTCCCTGGCCAAGGTGAGAAAATGCAAGCAATAGAGGGGTCGCTTCCAAGTCCCTATGATCCGCCAGCGGGGTGCCGGTTCCACGACCGTTGCCCGAAAGCCGTCGATGACTGTGCATCCGGATCGCAACCGCCACTCGTTACAGTCTCTGAGAACCACGTTGCCTCTTGCATCTATTATCAGAATAACGAACTAGAGCTGGACGATTCTACCGCTCCGAGTTGTACAGGCAATTCCGAACACTCCTGTAGTGGAGGTAATACCTAA
- a CDS encoding proline dehydrogenase family protein has protein sequence MIPPIADRFVAGESAESALEHSRRVNNQGISCILNQLGEHYGDSTNAEADTHAYLDLLGALDSSDVTACVSIKPSQIGLDIAETEFRENLARIVQRAHNCNNFVWVDMEDHQTTDATLHAFESLSTKYDGTVGVCIQSNLERTRNDLKHLADLPGKVRLVKGAYDEPSAVALQEKSAVDEAYRAHLEFMFKEFDNGIAVGSHDPAMISHAKSLYEEYRTPFEIQMLMGVREDAQRELAAEYEVWQYVPYGSKWPSYFYRRVRERKENLLFALRAILTK, from the coding sequence ATGATTCCACCAATAGCAGATCGATTTGTAGCTGGTGAGTCAGCGGAATCTGCACTTGAACATTCTCGGAGAGTCAATAACCAGGGCATCTCTTGCATACTCAACCAACTCGGTGAACACTACGGCGATTCAACGAATGCAGAGGCTGATACGCACGCCTATCTCGACTTATTAGGAGCACTCGATAGCTCAGATGTGACCGCTTGTGTCTCGATAAAGCCGTCACAGATCGGGTTAGACATCGCGGAGACCGAATTTCGAGAGAATTTGGCAAGAATCGTTCAACGTGCTCACAACTGTAACAACTTCGTTTGGGTTGACATGGAAGATCACCAGACAACGGATGCTACCCTTCATGCATTCGAGTCACTCTCTACGAAATACGATGGGACAGTCGGTGTCTGTATCCAATCCAATCTCGAACGCACAAGAAATGATTTGAAACATTTGGCGGATCTCCCTGGAAAGGTTCGACTTGTAAAAGGTGCGTACGACGAACCGTCCGCCGTTGCACTGCAGGAGAAATCCGCTGTGGATGAAGCTTACCGTGCTCATTTGGAGTTTATGTTCAAAGAATTCGATAACGGAATCGCAGTGGGGAGCCATGATCCTGCAATGATTTCGCATGCTAAATCGCTCTATGAGGAATATAGAACGCCATTCGAAATTCAAATGCTCATGGGGGTTCGAGAGGATGCCCAGAGAGAACTCGCGGCAGAGTATGAGGTTTGGCAGTATGTTCCCTACGGTTCGAAATGGCCCTCGTATTTCTACCGTCGTGTGCGAGAGCGGAAAGAGAACCTGCTATTCGCGCTGCGCGCCATCTTGACTAAGTAA
- a CDS encoding ABC transporter ATP-binding protein, whose amino-acid sequence MSDQPLLEVSGLKQHYPITQGLLNRQVGTVKAVDGIDIQVRAGETVGIVGESGCGKSTAVRSILQLEEPTDGTVLFKGKPVSSFEQEKLKKFRRSVQLIFQDPDSSFDPRMTIGESIAEPLVIHGMRNTDKRRSIAMNLLERVGLSANDVDRYPHEFSGGQKQRIALARALATNPSLIVADEPVSALDVSIQANVLSLLEDLQAEFGIGVLMISHNMGVIREVCDRVNVMYLGEIVESGPVERIFESPAHPYTIALLDSVPSPDPDTNTGSVQLSGEVPDPSDPPTGCRFHTRCPAAIQPDDYDFEQSAWRAVLDLRIHLREHGIDREAVLEFVGESGKSLDGMDITKIKNAIRDEFGIPKRVGDSAAEQILDQALKSIITGDQESAQKQLRNEFSTVCEQKHPSLSAVGMDRNVACLLHDGQQATKLAQKSGSIARRVVRNAGRVQGEDSRSQ is encoded by the coding sequence ATGAGTGACCAACCACTCCTCGAAGTAAGTGGACTGAAACAGCACTACCCGATCACACAAGGTCTGTTGAATCGACAAGTAGGAACTGTCAAAGCTGTTGATGGAATCGACATCCAGGTCAGGGCAGGTGAAACGGTCGGTATTGTCGGAGAATCCGGATGCGGAAAATCTACGGCAGTGCGAAGTATCTTACAGCTTGAAGAGCCAACTGACGGCACGGTACTTTTCAAGGGTAAACCGGTGAGCTCATTTGAGCAAGAAAAGTTGAAGAAGTTCCGACGGAGCGTGCAGTTGATATTCCAAGACCCGGACTCGTCGTTTGATCCACGGATGACTATCGGTGAGTCCATCGCAGAACCGCTCGTAATCCACGGAATGAGAAATACTGACAAACGTCGTTCAATCGCGATGAATCTCCTTGAGCGAGTTGGGTTGAGCGCTAATGATGTCGACCGCTATCCACACGAGTTTTCCGGTGGGCAAAAACAACGAATTGCACTTGCACGGGCACTCGCAACGAATCCAAGTCTTATCGTTGCGGACGAACCGGTTTCTGCACTCGACGTATCTATCCAAGCGAATGTTCTTTCGTTATTGGAGGATTTGCAAGCAGAGTTCGGTATTGGTGTACTCATGATTAGTCACAATATGGGTGTAATTCGGGAAGTTTGCGATCGTGTGAATGTGATGTATCTCGGAGAAATCGTCGAATCTGGCCCTGTCGAACGTATATTTGAATCTCCGGCCCATCCATATACAATCGCTCTTCTCGATTCCGTTCCGAGTCCAGATCCGGATACGAATACAGGTTCGGTGCAACTTAGTGGCGAAGTTCCAGATCCATCTGATCCACCAACTGGATGTCGATTCCACACACGCTGTCCTGCCGCCATACAACCAGATGATTACGATTTCGAACAATCTGCATGGCGGGCAGTACTGGATTTGCGGATACATCTTCGCGAACACGGAATCGATCGTGAAGCGGTATTAGAGTTCGTCGGTGAAAGCGGAAAATCATTGGATGGGATGGATATCACCAAAATAAAGAACGCAATTCGGGATGAGTTTGGCATCCCCAAACGGGTCGGTGATTCGGCGGCTGAACAGATCCTTGATCAAGCACTCAAGTCGATTATAACTGGAGATCAAGAGAGTGCACAAAAGCAACTTCGCAATGAGTTTTCGACCGTCTGTGAGCAGAAGCATCCCTCGCTTTCTGCAGTAGGAATGGATAGGAATGTTGCCTGTTTGCTTCACGACGGTCAGCAGGCTACAAAGTTAGCGCAAAAATCAGGATCGATTGCTCGTCGAGTTGTCCGAAACGCCGGCAGAGTCCAGGGTGAAGATAGCCGCTCACAGTGA
- a CDS encoding ABC transporter substrate-binding protein produces the protein MPLDKSNVRRRSIMRTFAAAGTLGLAGCSFQQDSQDGTGSQTKGTQKQAASKPIGGTWVEGTTADASHLVPYLASDQSTQDAIGLLMDWGGVINDDLEIEPMLFESWELSDSNDVLTIKLRENLRYSEPYGKLTAEDYIYQLNTINQNDKDSWHGYPYVNSFFIDGEPIKYEKTGKYTLRAELPEKRPYWLFTDPTKWMKPLPKKLLKPYVKNKDMEGLKKADEIVNATWTGNLGPFNLKKWQRQSKMEYTKNDDYYLAETKEYKNAPYVKKYIRQIFNESSTTLSALKSGDVTHAGLSVFKASQFKQNPNVNVLSSKFGSSIDFIAMNQRENGWKPFRKKAVRQAFAMAIDKNVIIEKVQRGYGTKVHTWSPKWGPFYDQEGVWVPNGPKIKKAKRKINAALPNHSYRNGRLTDSGGNQVELKLVYVTGWKSTRILKDYLAQQYDKLGVKINAQGTSLTNLYGNYAQNSGKNPKWSAGSWNGGPRSNSTSKKSWDLIPSGFDHAAYTPWDVMSMLFPKKGSFNWWGYVPSRNDLMQQVNSAAKASTKKETQKIVSELLSFISKEQPVVFTDCGAVVEGYRKKVAGLEQPKNQYTSNDAARELYFNDR, from the coding sequence ATGCCATTGGACAAGAGTAACGTCAGAAGGCGTTCAATTATGCGCACGTTTGCGGCAGCAGGTACTCTCGGTCTTGCTGGCTGTAGTTTTCAGCAGGATTCTCAAGACGGCACTGGTTCACAAACCAAGGGAACACAGAAACAAGCCGCCTCTAAACCCATTGGCGGAACCTGGGTTGAAGGTACAACTGCAGATGCTAGTCACCTGGTGCCATACCTTGCTAGTGACCAATCGACACAGGATGCAATCGGTCTTCTGATGGACTGGGGCGGAGTTATCAACGACGATCTTGAAATTGAACCGATGCTTTTCGAGAGTTGGGAATTGAGTGATAGCAATGACGTCCTCACAATTAAACTCCGTGAGAATCTTCGGTACAGCGAACCCTATGGAAAGCTGACCGCGGAGGACTACATATACCAGTTAAATACAATCAATCAGAATGATAAGGACTCATGGCATGGCTATCCCTATGTTAACTCCTTTTTCATCGATGGTGAACCAATCAAATATGAAAAAACCGGGAAATATACTCTCCGTGCGGAGCTACCGGAGAAACGCCCGTACTGGCTATTTACGGATCCCACTAAGTGGATGAAACCACTGCCGAAGAAACTCTTGAAACCCTATGTGAAAAACAAGGATATGGAAGGATTAAAAAAGGCAGATGAGATTGTCAATGCAACTTGGACTGGAAATTTAGGTCCGTTCAACCTCAAAAAGTGGCAACGGCAGTCGAAAATGGAATACACGAAAAACGACGACTACTATCTCGCAGAAACGAAGGAGTATAAGAACGCGCCCTACGTCAAAAAATATATCAGGCAGATATTCAACGAATCAAGCACCACACTATCTGCTCTCAAGAGCGGTGATGTGACGCATGCCGGATTGAGCGTGTTCAAGGCAAGTCAGTTCAAACAGAATCCAAATGTTAACGTACTCAGTAGCAAATTTGGTTCGTCTATCGACTTTATTGCCATGAACCAGCGGGAAAACGGATGGAAGCCGTTTCGGAAGAAGGCAGTTCGCCAAGCTTTTGCAATGGCGATTGATAAGAACGTGATTATCGAAAAAGTTCAACGAGGCTACGGAACAAAAGTCCACACATGGTCGCCAAAATGGGGGCCGTTCTACGACCAAGAAGGTGTTTGGGTTCCAAACGGCCCGAAGATCAAAAAAGCTAAACGAAAGATCAATGCCGCCCTTCCAAACCACTCCTATCGAAATGGTCGGCTTACCGACTCAGGTGGTAATCAAGTCGAACTAAAATTAGTGTATGTCACTGGCTGGAAGAGTACTCGAATTCTTAAAGACTACCTTGCCCAACAGTACGACAAGCTCGGAGTCAAGATCAATGCGCAGGGAACGTCGCTTACGAATCTCTATGGAAACTACGCTCAAAATTCCGGGAAAAATCCTAAATGGAGCGCTGGTTCGTGGAATGGTGGCCCGCGGAGCAATTCGACGAGCAAGAAGTCTTGGGATCTAATACCAAGTGGTTTCGACCACGCTGCGTACACTCCGTGGGATGTGATGTCTATGCTGTTCCCGAAAAAAGGTAGTTTCAACTGGTGGGGATACGTCCCATCTCGGAACGATTTGATGCAGCAAGTCAACTCCGCTGCGAAAGCGTCGACGAAGAAAGAAACGCAGAAAATCGTTTCTGAGCTTCTATCCTTTATCAGTAAAGAACAACCAGTCGTGTTTACCGACTGTGGTGCCGTTGTAGAAGGATATCGTAAAAAGGTTGCAGGCCTCGAACAGCCGAAAAATCAGTACACCAGCAACGACGCTGCGCGTGAACTCTACTTCAATGATCGGTAG
- a CDS encoding ABC transporter ATP-binding protein, giving the protein MTQPLLKIDDLHVHFHTEEGTVEALDGVNLEIYEDEVLGIIGESGCGKSVTALSTIGLLQSPPAEIVSGSIEYAGRDILSHSQRELNNIRGNDVTMVYQDPMTSLNPVLTIGKQVTEPLRTHSDVSASAARQQAIEMLEACGLADADRIMDQYPNELSGGMRQRVVIAMALITEPKLLLADEPTTALDVTIQAQIMDLLKELQEEFGMSILFISHDLGVISEIADRIAVMYAGNIVENCTMRELFDAPLHPYTRALSKSIPSLSDDPDRLPVIEGVVPDLRNPPSGCRFASRCPQYIGDVCDAVDPALTTANGFEKHEVACHLYTDIAAETPPADWEYPSAPSTGASSHTEPGESQ; this is encoded by the coding sequence ATGACACAACCACTCCTCAAAATCGACGATTTGCACGTTCACTTTCACACTGAAGAAGGAACAGTTGAAGCGCTTGATGGTGTCAACCTGGAAATCTATGAAGATGAAGTGCTCGGTATTATCGGTGAGAGCGGTTGCGGAAAGAGCGTTACTGCGTTATCTACAATAGGCCTCCTTCAGTCCCCTCCCGCTGAGATTGTAAGCGGGAGCATAGAATACGCTGGACGGGATATTCTCAGTCATTCCCAACGGGAACTTAACAACATTCGTGGGAACGATGTTACAATGGTCTACCAAGATCCGATGACCTCACTCAATCCAGTGCTTACTATTGGAAAGCAAGTGACCGAACCATTACGTACACATAGTGACGTTTCTGCGTCGGCAGCCCGCCAACAAGCGATCGAAATGCTCGAGGCCTGCGGACTTGCTGATGCTGATCGGATTATGGATCAGTATCCGAATGAGCTCAGTGGCGGCATGCGACAACGAGTTGTTATTGCGATGGCACTGATAACCGAACCCAAGCTATTGCTCGCAGATGAACCGACAACTGCACTCGATGTTACTATCCAAGCACAGATCATGGATTTGCTGAAAGAACTGCAGGAAGAATTTGGGATGAGTATTCTCTTTATTTCCCACGATCTTGGGGTGATAAGCGAGATAGCAGACCGGATTGCCGTTATGTATGCAGGCAATATCGTAGAGAACTGTACGATGAGGGAGCTCTTCGATGCGCCGCTACATCCATACACACGCGCGCTTTCGAAGAGTATCCCATCACTTTCCGACGACCCAGATCGCCTTCCGGTAATTGAGGGTGTGGTACCAGATCTCCGTAATCCACCGTCTGGTTGCCGGTTTGCGTCCCGTTGTCCACAGTATATCGGCGACGTCTGTGATGCCGTCGACCCTGCTCTTACCACGGCTAATGGCTTTGAGAAGCATGAGGTTGCCTGCCATCTTTACACGGATATTGCCGCTGAGACACCGCCAGCTGATTGGGAGTATCCTTCAGCACCGAGCACCGGTGCATCCTCTCATACTGAACCAGGTGAGTCACAATGA